A region from the Cystobacter ferrugineus genome encodes:
- a CDS encoding trifunctional serine/threonine-protein kinase/ATP-binding protein/sensor histidine kinase has translation MVGIPGYTLIDKLKSTSTNILYRAVRDSDRLPVIVKMPMSAHPGTRERDDYRREHAILQRLSEVRGVPRALGCELSSGQPVLLMEGEGGTALSDTVGTPLGVERFLELAISLAATLTEIHRRGVTHKDLKPSNIILLPSGQTRIIDFGSATVQSVEHVEAAPAALIEGTLAYMSPEQTGRMNRSVDYRTDLYSLGVTFYELLTGTLPFHGRDALEWFHAHMAQIPKAPHERVPAIPPALSAIVMKLLAKVAEERYQGAEGLKADLLRCQEALGQGRELEPFPLGEHDIPTHFQMPQRLYGREAQVNTLLQSFERVARGGHPELVLLSGYSGIGKSAVVHELYRPVVQRRGLFLDGKFDQFQRDIPYATLAQAIRGLVRQLLAGTDAELEAWRQQLHEAWEGSGQLLVDLVPQLELVVGRQPELPALSPAESQHRFDWVFQRFLGVLSTPEHPLVIFLDDLQWADVASLRLIRHLFTHPDTPPLLMIGAYRDNEVSPSHPLMLAREELRKGGAWVAELRLEPLSQEQLRQIITDALPGAEQEVIEPLSTLVHQKTGGNPFFFLQLMRTLNQDGLLTRTPEGGWHWDEQGIRARAYSDNVVDFLVGRLRQLPEQTQHLLRLAACAGNAFPPRTLAIISDRAEDEVEQGLEPAFQEGLLMQAGQEQYRFLHDRIQQAAHALIPEEERKAIHLRIGRLLLASLPPEEVREKLFDVVNQLNAGAELLVLPEERHQVARLNAEAGRKAQASTAHRSAITYFTTALSLLPGDVWESEHTLAFQLSLQRATSEFMSGNTDGARQLMEALRPRARTPAQLALVSVLLSDIHIATSETQLAVTCLLECLASLGMPMSPHPSREEVEAANAEVWSLMGGRPITSLLELPLMTDPDIQVVMSVLAALFTPALFTDVNLLVLHLCRMVSLSLRHGNSEAITNGYAWYGITLGDLFGRYREGHAFGELALALVERHGFSTSRPRILYSMELLSAWVQPLAHSLEYIRNAFQQAVPAGDFQTACYACNHIITNRLALGHGLDEIHQESIARMDFARKASFQGVQQVIRHTQRYIQQLRGLSPSFESLNGDGFDEKSFETGLSLTPHMSTVVCWYWITKTQSRFMCGRYEEAREAAARAEEFLWSSVGHIQLVDFHLYGALTLSACCEDAAPEARREYVEAMRRHQRQFEVWVEHCPGNFRAAERMVSAELAYRLGQWDEAMHAYDEALHSAHEHGYIQNVALANELAARFWHKRGVKSIALAYAREAREAYRTWGAHGKVKHLDDQWPSLSNVAREPDRGASDTTSTQLDALTVVKAQQAISGEIVLEQLVSTLLGVAMENAGAQRGALLRPLGNKLRLVAIANVAEGKAVVLPEEHSTHELPWSLLTYVKRAHEHVLIGDASRPHPYASDSYFERGRAKAVLCLPLLRREELVGVLYLENSLTADAFTPARIRLLGHIASQAAISIENARLYADIKQAKSALRDANDELERRVDERTHELKEAQARLVELARAAGMSEIASNVLHNVGNVLTSAVVNLETTRHAVGASRVVRVRQVAALLEEHRETLVDFLSKDPRGSRLPDYMTALASELIKEQTTLQESLDAMNRHLEHIRAIVQVQQTYAKTPLLTEECDLAQLVDDTLRIQYTSLQRHGVTLTREFALLPRVRLDKHKVMQILVNLVANAKYAMDAMPEGQRHLRVRLTADNGTARIQVTDSGVGLAPDVLGKLFTHGFTTRKDGHGFGLHSSALAARMMGGRLTLESEGPGKGATAALEIPLTPEPREAPPEIGREPPRMGPSSSANER, from the coding sequence ATGGTCGGCATTCCTGGCTACACGCTGATCGACAAGCTCAAGTCGACGAGCACGAACATCTTGTACCGCGCGGTGCGCGACTCGGATCGCCTGCCCGTCATCGTCAAGATGCCCATGTCCGCGCACCCCGGCACTCGCGAGCGCGACGACTACCGCCGGGAGCACGCCATCCTGCAGCGGCTGAGCGAGGTGCGCGGCGTGCCCCGGGCTCTGGGCTGCGAGCTGAGCAGCGGGCAGCCGGTGCTCCTGATGGAAGGAGAAGGAGGAACCGCCCTGTCCGACACCGTGGGGACTCCGCTCGGGGTGGAGCGATTCCTCGAGCTGGCCATCTCCCTGGCGGCAACGCTCACGGAGATCCACCGCCGCGGCGTCACCCACAAGGACCTCAAGCCCTCCAACATCATCCTCCTGCCCTCGGGGCAAACGCGCATCATCGACTTCGGGAGCGCCACCGTCCAGAGCGTGGAGCACGTGGAGGCGGCCCCCGCCGCGCTCATCGAGGGGACCCTGGCCTACATGTCCCCGGAGCAGACCGGGCGGATGAACCGCTCGGTGGACTACCGCACCGATCTCTACTCCCTGGGGGTCACCTTCTACGAACTGCTCACCGGCACCCTGCCCTTCCATGGACGCGATGCACTCGAGTGGTTCCACGCCCACATGGCGCAGATCCCGAAAGCGCCACATGAACGCGTCCCGGCCATTCCCCCCGCCCTGTCCGCCATCGTGATGAAGCTGTTGGCCAAGGTGGCCGAGGAGCGCTACCAGGGCGCCGAAGGGCTGAAGGCGGATCTGCTGCGCTGCCAGGAGGCGCTCGGCCAGGGGCGCGAGCTCGAGCCGTTCCCCCTGGGCGAGCACGACATCCCCACCCACTTCCAGATGCCCCAGCGGCTCTACGGGCGCGAAGCGCAGGTGAACACGCTGCTCCAGTCCTTCGAGCGGGTTGCCCGGGGCGGACATCCGGAGCTGGTGCTGCTCAGCGGCTACTCGGGCATCGGGAAGTCCGCGGTGGTGCACGAGCTGTACCGGCCCGTCGTGCAGCGGCGAGGCCTCTTCCTCGATGGCAAGTTCGACCAGTTCCAGCGAGACATCCCCTACGCCACCCTGGCACAGGCCATCCGGGGCCTGGTGCGCCAGCTCCTGGCCGGCACCGACGCGGAGCTCGAGGCCTGGCGCCAACAGCTACACGAGGCGTGGGAGGGTAGCGGACAGCTCCTCGTGGATCTGGTCCCCCAGCTCGAGCTCGTCGTGGGCAGGCAGCCGGAGCTCCCCGCGCTCTCACCCGCCGAGTCGCAACACCGCTTCGACTGGGTCTTCCAGCGCTTCCTCGGGGTGCTCTCCACCCCCGAGCACCCGCTCGTCATCTTCCTGGATGACCTGCAGTGGGCCGACGTGGCCAGCCTCCGGCTCATCCGGCACCTCTTCACCCATCCGGACACCCCGCCGCTGTTGATGATCGGCGCCTACCGCGACAACGAGGTCAGCCCCTCCCACCCGCTGATGCTGGCGCGGGAGGAGCTGCGCAAGGGCGGCGCGTGGGTGGCCGAACTCCGGCTCGAGCCCCTGAGCCAGGAGCAGTTGCGGCAGATCATCACCGATGCGCTCCCGGGCGCGGAGCAGGAGGTCATCGAGCCGCTCTCGACCCTGGTCCACCAGAAGACCGGAGGCAATCCCTTCTTCTTCCTCCAGCTCATGCGGACGCTGAACCAGGACGGGTTGTTGACCCGCACGCCCGAGGGCGGCTGGCACTGGGATGAGCAGGGCATCCGGGCCCGGGCCTACTCCGACAACGTCGTCGACTTCCTGGTGGGCCGGCTGCGACAGCTCCCCGAGCAGACCCAGCACCTGTTGCGTCTGGCGGCGTGCGCGGGCAATGCCTTCCCGCCACGGACCCTGGCCATCATCTCCGACAGAGCGGAGGATGAGGTGGAGCAGGGACTCGAGCCGGCGTTCCAGGAAGGCCTGTTGATGCAGGCGGGCCAGGAGCAGTACCGGTTCCTCCACGATCGCATCCAGCAGGCGGCCCATGCCCTCATCCCCGAGGAGGAGCGCAAGGCCATCCACCTGCGCATCGGCCGCTTGTTGCTGGCGAGCCTGCCCCCGGAGGAGGTGCGCGAGAAGCTCTTCGACGTGGTGAACCAGCTCAACGCCGGGGCCGAGCTGCTCGTGCTTCCCGAGGAGCGCCACCAGGTCGCTCGGCTCAACGCCGAGGCGGGCAGGAAGGCCCAGGCCTCGACGGCGCACCGCTCGGCCATCACCTACTTCACGACAGCCCTCTCGCTGCTGCCGGGCGACGTCTGGGAGAGTGAGCACACACTGGCCTTCCAGCTCAGCCTCCAGCGGGCGACGAGCGAGTTCATGAGCGGCAACACGGACGGGGCACGCCAGCTCATGGAGGCGCTCCGCCCCCGGGCACGGACCCCCGCGCAGCTCGCGCTGGTGTCCGTGCTGCTGAGCGACATCCACATCGCCACCAGTGAAACCCAGCTCGCCGTGACCTGTCTGCTGGAGTGTCTGGCCTCGCTGGGCATGCCCATGTCCCCCCACCCCTCGCGGGAGGAGGTGGAGGCCGCCAACGCGGAGGTGTGGTCCCTGATGGGAGGACGCCCCATCACGAGCCTCCTCGAGCTGCCGCTCATGACGGACCCGGACATCCAGGTGGTGATGAGCGTCCTCGCCGCCCTGTTCACGCCCGCGCTCTTCACCGACGTCAACCTGCTCGTCCTCCACCTGTGCCGGATGGTCTCCCTCTCCCTGCGCCATGGAAACAGCGAGGCCATCACGAACGGGTATGCGTGGTACGGCATCACCCTGGGCGACCTGTTCGGGCGATACCGCGAGGGCCATGCCTTCGGCGAGCTGGCCCTCGCCCTCGTCGAGCGCCACGGCTTCTCCACCTCCCGGCCGAGGATCCTCTACTCGATGGAGCTCCTCAGCGCCTGGGTCCAGCCCCTCGCGCACTCGTTGGAGTACATCCGCAACGCCTTCCAGCAGGCCGTTCCGGCGGGTGATTTCCAGACCGCCTGCTATGCCTGCAACCACATCATCACGAATCGCCTCGCCCTCGGGCATGGCCTGGACGAAATCCACCAGGAGTCGATCGCGCGCATGGACTTCGCGCGCAAGGCCAGCTTCCAGGGCGTCCAGCAGGTCATCCGGCACACCCAGCGTTACATTCAGCAACTGCGCGGCCTGTCGCCCTCCTTCGAGTCGCTGAACGGAGACGGCTTCGACGAGAAGTCCTTCGAGACCGGGCTGTCGTTGACCCCCCACATGAGCACCGTGGTGTGCTGGTACTGGATCACCAAGACCCAGTCGCGCTTCATGTGTGGCCGGTACGAGGAGGCGCGTGAGGCGGCGGCCAGGGCCGAGGAGTTCCTCTGGTCCTCGGTCGGCCACATCCAGCTGGTGGACTTCCACCTCTACGGCGCGTTGACCCTGTCCGCCTGCTGCGAGGACGCGGCGCCGGAAGCCCGGCGGGAGTACGTCGAGGCCATGCGGCGGCACCAGCGACAGTTCGAGGTCTGGGTGGAGCACTGCCCCGGCAACTTCCGCGCCGCCGAGCGGATGGTCTCCGCGGAGCTCGCCTACCGCCTGGGCCAGTGGGACGAGGCGATGCACGCCTACGATGAGGCGCTCCACTCGGCACACGAGCACGGCTACATCCAGAACGTCGCGCTCGCCAACGAGCTCGCGGCGCGCTTCTGGCACAAGCGGGGGGTCAAGAGCATCGCCCTGGCCTACGCCCGCGAGGCGAGAGAGGCGTACCGGACGTGGGGAGCCCACGGCAAGGTCAAGCACCTGGATGACCAGTGGCCCTCGCTCTCGAACGTGGCGAGAGAGCCGGACCGTGGCGCCTCCGATACGACCTCGACGCAGCTCGATGCGCTCACCGTGGTGAAGGCCCAGCAGGCCATCTCCGGGGAGATCGTCCTGGAGCAACTGGTGTCCACGCTCCTGGGGGTGGCCATGGAGAACGCCGGCGCCCAGCGCGGCGCCTTGCTGCGCCCGCTCGGCAACAAGCTGCGGCTGGTGGCCATCGCCAACGTGGCGGAGGGGAAGGCCGTGGTGCTCCCGGAAGAGCACTCCACCCACGAGCTGCCGTGGTCGCTCCTCACCTACGTCAAGCGCGCGCACGAGCACGTGCTCATCGGGGATGCCTCCCGCCCCCATCCCTACGCCTCCGACAGCTACTTCGAGCGCGGCCGGGCCAAGGCGGTGCTCTGCCTGCCGCTGCTGCGCCGGGAGGAGCTCGTCGGCGTGCTCTATCTGGAGAACAGCCTCACCGCGGACGCCTTCACCCCGGCGCGCATCCGGCTGCTCGGGCACATCGCCTCCCAGGCGGCCATCTCCATCGAGAACGCGCGGCTCTACGCCGACATCAAGCAGGCCAAGTCCGCCCTGCGCGACGCCAACGACGAGCTGGAGCGGCGCGTGGACGAGCGCACGCACGAGCTCAAGGAAGCCCAGGCCCGGCTGGTGGAGCTGGCACGCGCGGCGGGCATGTCCGAGATCGCCTCCAACGTGCTGCACAACGTGGGCAACGTCCTCACCAGCGCCGTCGTCAACCTCGAGACGACGCGGCACGCGGTGGGCGCGTCGCGGGTCGTCCGGGTGCGGCAGGTGGCCGCGCTGCTCGAGGAGCACCGCGAGACGTTGGTGGACTTCCTCTCCAAGGATCCCCGGGGGAGCCGCCTGCCCGACTACATGACCGCGCTCGCCTCCGAGCTCATCAAGGAGCAGACGACCCTGCAGGAGAGCCTGGACGCCATGAACCGGCACCTGGAGCACATCCGCGCCATCGTCCAGGTGCAGCAGACCTACGCGAAGACGCCGCTGCTCACCGAGGAGTGCGACCTGGCGCAGCTCGTCGACGACACGCTGCGCATCCAGTACACCTCGCTCCAGCGCCATGGCGTCACCCTCACCCGCGAGTTCGCCCTCCTGCCCCGGGTGCGGCTCGACAAGCACAAGGTGATGCAGATCCTCGTCAACCTCGTGGCCAACGCCAAGTACGCCATGGACGCCATGCCCGAGGGGCAGCGGCACCTGCGCGTGCGGCTCACCGCCGACAACGGGACGGCACGCATCCAGGTGACGGACAGCGGCGTGGGCCTCGCGCCGGACGTCCTCGGCAAGCTCTTCACGCATGGCTTCACCACGCGCAAGGACGGCCACGGCTTCGGCCTGCACTCGAGCGCGCTGGCGGCGAGGATGATGGGAGGGAGGCTGACGCTGGAGAGCGAGGGCCCCGGCAAGGGGGCCACGGCCGCCCTGGAAATTCCGCTCACGCCCGAGCCCAGGGAAGCTCCCCCTGAAATCGGTCGGGAGCCGCCCCGTATGGGCCCTTCTTCGTCCGCGAATGAGCGTTGA
- a CDS encoding tetratricopeptide repeat protein: protein MSPRAFVLMVLLAPMAAWSQPRGVDFYKRGQYEKAIDKLQREADDPRSSSREQALARAYLAASMHALGMKDEALAQLEELARRHPEQRVDSRRFPPDFVALADLARGNVETERLRAEAEARAAEQRRSTTEAEPSRPAEERHEDEHQAMRTGPDAFRLRPEVFGYVDMLGQGARGFGVGVSLGYGGLDSSARLLPGPDGRWGMGLELGYLLGHGLIQPRIALRGTLVTGVGAGGGGTVGVRVTPLSRLTFLADVGVEKLAVSAPERFRSVILTASAGVGVPLL from the coding sequence ATGTCCCCGCGTGCCTTTGTCCTGATGGTCCTCCTCGCTCCGATGGCCGCGTGGTCGCAGCCGCGGGGAGTCGATTTCTACAAGCGTGGCCAGTACGAAAAGGCGATCGACAAGCTTCAGCGGGAAGCGGACGATCCGCGCTCCTCGTCGAGGGAGCAGGCGCTCGCGCGCGCCTACCTCGCCGCATCGATGCATGCGCTCGGAATGAAGGACGAGGCCCTCGCGCAACTCGAGGAGCTCGCGCGGCGCCACCCCGAGCAACGGGTGGACTCCAGGCGCTTTCCTCCTGATTTCGTGGCGCTGGCGGACCTGGCGCGGGGGAACGTGGAGACCGAGCGGCTCCGGGCGGAGGCCGAGGCCCGGGCAGCCGAGCAGCGGCGGAGCACGACGGAGGCCGAGCCCTCGCGGCCCGCCGAGGAGAGGCACGAGGACGAGCACCAGGCCATGCGGACCGGGCCGGACGCCTTCCGGCTGCGTCCGGAGGTGTTCGGCTACGTCGACATGCTGGGCCAGGGCGCCCGGGGGTTTGGCGTGGGGGTCAGCCTGGGCTACGGAGGACTGGACTCCAGCGCGCGACTGCTTCCGGGTCCCGATGGCCGGTGGGGGATGGGGCTGGAGCTGGGCTACCTCCTGGGTCACGGCCTCATCCAGCCGCGCATCGCCCTGCGCGGCACGCTGGTGACGGGCGTGGGCGCCGGTGGGGGCGGCACGGTGGGCGTGCGGGTGACGCCCCTGTCCCGGCTGACCTTCCTGGCGGACGTGGGCGTCGAGAAGCTCGCGGTGAGCGCGCCGGAGCGCTTCCGCAGTGTCATCCTGACGGCCTCGGCTGGAGTGGGCGTCCCCCTGCTCTAG
- a CDS encoding serine/threonine-protein kinase gives MSGSDDEVQMRDGRRPPPPSLDESEREWEATVVRDVVVGQRIGEYEVRRRIGSGGMGVVYEGEHPIIGRKVAIKLIRPDSSESVRSRDLIAEARATSAIRHRGIIDIFGFGTLPGLGQYLVMEYLTGRPLDEVLHDRGALPPAEAIQLIIEVLGALSAAHGVGVIHRDLKPGNLFVVQESNGTEYMKVLDFGLAKQAAAPHSATPQTRASMIVGTPDYMAPEQACGQAVSPRTDLYAVGIILFEMLTGRLPFQAATPMQVAIHQVQTPPPAPSSFVEGLPPELDMLVLRLLAKNPEHRPASAEEVTRDLKFISRTLAAESTQVAGHPRSAPEPVPAPRAQVRQGARAAAPRSPVSRRSGRVSSVVETRAAPRTVSGSRPLVPEPSSTPTRLNTPPRDTRTVETDRLERAPSPGSHTARRVAVGVAMLFVGLGTTLFFHSPKAPEPVDSGQKSPVRIQATEPLAAPSTQPATGATAVSILGAGETPSSAPPKTSPEPARTTRSTTTAEKNRAPSKEGTLTLVSECWAEVYVDGSYVGKMPPLHDMRLSAGMHTLELRENPGIENPRKQLDIRPGKQTLYEIACETEG, from the coding sequence ATGAGCGGTTCCGACGATGAGGTGCAGATGCGCGACGGACGCCGGCCACCGCCGCCTTCCCTGGACGAGTCCGAGAGGGAGTGGGAGGCCACCGTCGTCAGGGACGTCGTGGTGGGCCAGCGGATCGGCGAGTACGAGGTGCGCCGGCGCATTGGCAGCGGAGGAATGGGCGTCGTCTACGAGGGCGAGCATCCCATCATCGGCCGCAAGGTCGCCATCAAGCTCATCCGCCCCGACTCCTCCGAGAGCGTTCGCTCGCGAGATCTGATCGCGGAGGCGCGCGCCACCAGCGCCATCCGCCACCGCGGCATCATCGACATCTTCGGCTTCGGCACGCTCCCGGGGCTGGGCCAGTACCTCGTCATGGAATACCTCACCGGGCGGCCACTCGACGAGGTGCTCCATGACCGGGGCGCACTGCCACCCGCCGAGGCCATCCAGCTCATCATCGAGGTGCTCGGCGCGCTGTCGGCCGCGCACGGCGTGGGCGTCATCCACCGCGACCTCAAGCCGGGCAACCTCTTCGTGGTGCAGGAGTCCAACGGCACCGAGTACATGAAGGTGCTCGACTTCGGTCTGGCCAAGCAGGCCGCGGCGCCCCACTCCGCCACGCCCCAGACTCGCGCGAGCATGATCGTGGGCACGCCGGATTACATGGCACCAGAGCAGGCGTGTGGGCAGGCGGTGAGCCCGCGCACGGACCTGTACGCGGTGGGCATCATCCTGTTCGAGATGCTCACGGGACGGCTGCCCTTCCAGGCGGCGACTCCCATGCAGGTGGCCATCCACCAGGTGCAGACACCGCCGCCCGCGCCATCGTCCTTCGTGGAAGGGCTGCCGCCCGAGCTCGACATGCTCGTCCTGCGCCTGCTGGCGAAGAATCCCGAGCACCGACCGGCCTCGGCGGAGGAGGTGACGCGCGATCTGAAGTTCATCTCCCGGACGCTCGCCGCGGAGTCGACCCAGGTGGCCGGCCATCCCCGGAGCGCGCCGGAGCCCGTCCCCGCGCCGCGTGCCCAGGTCCGGCAAGGAGCCAGGGCGGCCGCCCCGCGCTCTCCAGTCAGCAGGCGCTCGGGGCGCGTCTCCTCCGTCGTGGAGACGCGGGCCGCACCGAGGACCGTGTCCGGGTCGCGTCCGCTCGTCCCCGAGCCCTCCTCCACCCCGACCCGGCTGAATACCCCGCCTCGCGACACGCGGACCGTCGAGACCGACCGACTCGAGCGCGCGCCGAGCCCTGGCTCGCACACGGCGCGGCGGGTGGCGGTGGGCGTCGCCATGCTCTTCGTGGGCCTGGGAACCACCCTGTTCTTCCACTCACCGAAGGCCCCGGAGCCCGTCGATTCCGGACAGAAAAGTCCTGTTCGCATCCAGGCAACCGAGCCCCTGGCCGCGCCGTCCACACAGCCCGCGACAGGAGCCACCGCGGTGTCCATCCTCGGAGCGGGGGAGACGCCCTCCTCGGCTCCGCCAAAAACCAGCCCCGAGCCCGCCCGGACGACCCGGAGCACCACGACCGCCGAGAAGAACCGCGCCCCTTCCAAAGAGGGAACCCTGACCCTGGTCAGTGAGTGCTGGGCCGAGGTGTACGTGGATGGCAGCTACGTGGGGAAGATGCCCCCGCTGCACGACATGCGCCTGAGTGCCGGCATGCATACGCTCGAGTTGCGCGAAAATCCCGGCATCGAGAATCCTCGCAAGCAGCTCGATATTCGCCCGGGGAAGCAGACCCTCTACGAGATCGCCTGTGAGACCGAGGGCTAG
- a CDS encoding DUF4214 domain-containing protein encodes MNRLKLLSALGLLVLAWSSTAQALTYGVNLHPRHVSTVDQARQTALVLSQRNIRSVRLDISPQSDINWLTQVVTAFKERNIQVEAMLYDPKNNSYTCGTQATEQQAYDATRNIVNQMKHLIRDWEIQNERQLRIAPSSSAMDASPYNTDCGQREAAVNRGMSRAIRDVRASSGVPLRIILGFIGRAYGFIDFMVSQGVVFDVLGYHIYPWAEQTSLDTDPWFGSGGLFANMARFNKPVRINEFNCAEVYAGDPHTPYGSRTPYENLPGKPMTEACFRSITKHLNIILSQTKVNLESVSFYELLDQPELDSMSESRFGLMYDLNTPKVQLFLVSAFAGGNLTTAERTTITSRGLLTDAQINANQAAAGGQPPPTGEPPPVVANSMTHADYVKYLYEILLGRVGDASGLATWTNALTNGSMTRIQLQVAFLNSNEYRTHRLATGNYTPASTLNAMSNTYFVTYAYAVLLGRDPDASGLAAYVNALQTGVTRGDVVEALISSNEYKTRHGL; translated from the coding sequence ATGAATCGACTCAAGCTGCTTTCAGCACTGGGCCTGCTGGTCCTCGCGTGGTCTTCAACGGCCCAAGCGCTGACCTATGGAGTGAATCTTCATCCACGGCACGTCAGCACGGTGGACCAGGCCAGACAGACGGCGCTGGTGCTGAGCCAGAGGAACATCCGCTCCGTCCGGTTGGACATCTCTCCCCAGTCGGACATCAACTGGCTCACCCAGGTCGTGACGGCTTTCAAGGAGCGCAACATCCAGGTGGAAGCCATGTTGTACGATCCGAAGAACAACAGCTACACCTGCGGGACCCAGGCCACGGAACAACAGGCCTATGATGCCACCCGGAACATCGTCAATCAGATGAAGCATCTGATTCGCGACTGGGAGATCCAGAACGAGCGCCAGTTGAGGATCGCGCCCAGCTCGTCCGCCATGGATGCTTCGCCGTACAACACCGACTGTGGCCAGCGTGAGGCCGCCGTCAACCGAGGGATGTCCCGAGCCATCAGGGATGTCCGGGCCAGCTCCGGGGTACCCTTGCGGATCATCCTGGGATTCATCGGCCGTGCCTATGGCTTCATCGACTTCATGGTCTCGCAAGGCGTGGTGTTCGATGTCCTGGGCTACCACATCTATCCCTGGGCGGAGCAGACGAGCCTGGATACGGACCCCTGGTTCGGTTCCGGAGGGCTCTTCGCCAACATGGCCCGCTTCAACAAGCCCGTCAGGATCAATGAGTTCAATTGCGCGGAAGTCTATGCGGGGGACCCTCACACGCCTTATGGCAGCAGGACCCCGTACGAGAACCTCCCTGGCAAGCCGATGACCGAGGCCTGCTTCCGGAGCATCACGAAACATCTGAACATCATCTTGTCCCAGACAAAGGTCAACCTCGAGTCGGTCTCCTTCTATGAGCTGCTGGATCAGCCGGAACTCGACTCGATGTCCGAGAGCCGCTTCGGGCTGATGTATGATCTCAACACGCCCAAGGTGCAGCTCTTCCTGGTCTCCGCTTTCGCCGGCGGAAACCTCACTACGGCGGAGAGGACCACGATCACGAGCCGCGGGCTGCTGACCGACGCGCAGATCAACGCGAACCAGGCCGCGGCGGGTGGACAGCCGCCCCCCACGGGGGAGCCACCTCCCGTGGTTGCCAACTCGATGACCCACGCGGACTACGTGAAGTACCTCTACGAGATCCTCCTGGGGCGCGTGGGCGATGCGTCGGGGTTGGCCACCTGGACCAACGCACTCACCAACGGCTCCATGACCCGCATTCAATTGCAGGTCGCCTTCCTCAACTCCAACGAGTACCGCACCCACAGACTCGCCACGGGGAACTACACCCCCGCGTCGACGCTGAACGCGATGTCCAACACGTACTTCGTCACCTATGCGTACGCGGTCTTGTTGGGCAGGGATCCCGATGCCTCCGGGCTCGCCGCCTACGTGAATGCCCTGCAAACGGGAGTGACGCGAGGTGACGTGGTGGAGGCCCTCATCTCCAGCAACGAGTACAAGACGCGGCACGGGCTCTAG